In Deltaproteobacteria bacterium, the DNA window TGCCCATTTCTTGAGTGCATGCCGAAGGAACATCGACCTTACTCTGCTTGTCCTTAATAATTTCAATTTCGGGATGACCGGAGGCCAGCACTCCGCAACCACTCCTCCGGATGCAGAAGTGAACTCCGGCTTTCTCAACAGGCTGGAACGACCTTTTGACATCGGTGAAGTGGCTCGTTCTGCAGGGGCTACCTATGTAAGGCGCTGTTCCAGTTTCAGGAAAGATCTTGCCGAGGAGATTGGACGAGCCATCCGACATAGGGGATTTTCAGTGCTCGATATTTGGGGGATGTGTACCGGTCGCTATGCCAGGAAAAACAGCCTCAACCCCCGAATCATCAATGAAAGACTCGCCACTCTCCCGCC includes these proteins:
- a CDS encoding 2-oxoglutarate synthase, producing MPSLLNDERPPAFCPGCTHKRVAHALDKAFQNMGLRGDEIIIVSDIGCSGLFDTFFHTHALHGLHGRALTYALGIKLARPELNVVVSMGDGGIGIGGAHFLSACRRNIDLTLLVLNNFNFGMTGGQHSATTPPDAEVNSGFLNRLERPFDIGEVARSAGATYVRRCSSFRKDLAEEIGRAIRHRGFSVLDIWGMCTGRYARKNSLNPRIINERLATLPP